The nucleotide sequence ACGAGGTGCCGGCCACACAGCCGGCAGCCAAGCCAGAGTCCGATCCGATGCGGCCACGACCCCGCAGGGCTGCGCTCGGCCCTGTGCCGGGATTCGGTGAGAAATGGCTACGCACTGAGCCGCTGCGCGGCCCCGCGATGTCGAAAACCCACGCATGAACCCCCGATCTGTGCCCGATCTGTGCCCAAAGCGGCGCTTGCGCGGCCGCTTCCTACCCGCCAGACTCGCCAAAAAAGGGCGGTTGAACTTCCTATACCCACCTCTGGTGGGCAAAACCAACAAAGCTCGATAAATCCGCTGCCGTTTACTAGGGCCTGTTAACACATCCTCAGTCCATCAGCGACGAGCACGAAGCTGATGAAGCCCAGGAACATGAGGTCGAGTTTCTCGAACCGCGAGAAGATACGGCGATAGCCTTTGAGTCGACGGAACAACCGCTCCACCTCATTGCGGCGCTTGTACATCTCGCGGTCGTAGTCCCACGGTTCGATCCGCGTCTTCATTGGTGGCACCACCGGAATGAAACCCAGATCCAGTGCCAGCTGCCGTGTCTCGTTGCCTTCGTAGGCACGGTCCATCAACAAATGCACCGGTCTGCTGGTCGGCCCAAGACTGCTGAGCAGGCGCCGGCCTTCGGGTGCGTCGTGCGCCTGCCCAGGCGAGAGGCAAAACGTCACGGCCGTTCGAGCATCCGCGGCAACC is from Stenotrophomonas bentonitica and encodes:
- a CDS encoding IS5 family transposase, which translates into the protein MEITPEQFATIEHCLPRQRGNVSLSNLQVVNAILYVAEHGCKWRGLPKRFGNWHTIYTRMNRWTKAGVLDRMFEELQRAQVVRIRIEAVSLDSTSIKVHPDGTGALKKSPQSIGKSRGGWNTKIHMVAADARTAVTFCLSPGQAHDAPEGRRLLSSLGPTSRPVHLLMDRAYEGNETRQLALDLGFIPVVPPMKTRIEPWDYDREMYKRRNEVERLFRRLKGYRRIFSRFEKLDLMFLGFISFVLVADGLRMC